The DNA sequence ACCGTGGCCCGGTTGCGCACCTGGGGCGAGCCCACCGCGCCCGCGCCCAGGGCCAACACCTTGGCCGCGCCGCTAAGCTCCGCGCTGGCGGCCAGGGCCGAGGCGGTGAGGCGGGGCCCCACCACCAGGGCGTCGCCCTCCGCCCTCAGCTCCATCAGCTCGGGCAGCGCCTCCAGGCCCACCAGGTGCTTGGGGGAGAGCTTCTTGTGTTTCATGTTGACCAAGAGGTCGGTGCCCCCGGCGATGACCGCGGCCTCGCCGCCGTACTGCGCCAGCACCTCCAGCGCCTCGGCCACGCTGGCCGGCTGGTGATAGCTGAACCTGGGTAGAAGCATGTGTTTGGCCTCCGCTGTGTCCCGGCGGGTTCGCTTTGGGCGCCCGCCTGTTTGCGCTGCCCGCTGGGGGCTACTGGCTGCCCCAGCGCCGGAAGAGGTCGTGTTCCACGCCCATCAAGTCCAGCGCCTTGCCGATGCTCTGATGTATTAGGTCCAGGATGCTTCGGGGCTGATGATAAAAGGCCGGGATGGGAGGCAGGATGGAAGCCCCCAGGCCGGCGGCCTTGCTCATCAGCTCCAGGTGGCCCTGGTGCAGCGGGGTCTCGCGCACCATGAGCACCAGGGGGCGGCGTTCCTTGAGGCAAACGTCGGCCGCGCGGATGAGCAGGTTGTGATCAAAGGAATTGGCTATACCCGAGAGCGTCTTGATGGTGCAGGGAGCCACCAACATGCCCCGGTGGCGGAAGGAGCCGCTGGCCGGGGGAGCGGCCATGTCGTCCACCTCGTAGACCTTGCTTGCCAGGGCCTTGACCTGCTCCACGGTGTAATCCGTCTCGATGGCCAGGTTGCGGGCCCCGGCCTCGCTCAGGATCAGATGGCAGGGCACCTCCAGGGCGGAGAGCGCCTTAAGCGCCTCCACGCCGTAGATGACCCCGCTGGCTCCGGATATGCCCAACAATATGGGTAACGACACCTCGCCCTCCCTCAGAGCAGCTCGGCCAACAGGAGCTCGGTGAGCTTTTCGCTGTTGGCCTGCACCAACTCGATGGCTTCCCGGTCCAGGCCGTCCCAATGGATGCCCGCCGTGAGCACCACCTTGGTCTTCAGCCCGGCCGAAAGCCGCTCGGCCATGTTCTGGGCCAGCCGGTCTTCCTTGTGGCCCACGTAGGTGAACACCGAGGCGGTGGAGCTGGCGCGCGCGGGATCGGCCAGGCTGGGCCGCGGAGTGGCCATGGCCACCGCCCCGATATGAGGGGCCTCGCCGCCCCACACGTAGACCAGAAGGTCCGGTCCGATCCTCACCGCTGCCGCCTCCAAGTTGTAGCGTTCGGCGTCGGTTTTTACTATGACCGTGGTCATGCCTGAATAAATACCTCCTTAGTATTATATTGTTACCCAGAGGGGGCCTGGCGCCGGGTTTTCGGCGGGCGCCGTGGGGGCGCTTGGCCGCCCCGCCCCGGGCAAGGCATAATCAATAGACGGCCTGGCAGGATTATAGCTCAGAAAGTCAGGAGAAGCAGGCACATGGGTGATGGGATGAAAATCGTGGTCAACGGAATGGCCGAAACGGTGCCCCCCGGCAGCACCGTGGCCTCGCTGGTGGAGCTGTTCGAGGAGGCGCACCCCGAGCTGATCACCGAGCTCAACGGCCGTTTCGTACACCCCAAGGACTACGCCTCCACCCAGGTGAGCCCCGGCGACAAGCTGGAGTTCATCAACGCGGCTTTCGGGGGCTAGGGTGGCCTCGCGCTACGAAGTGCAGGAGCGTTTCGCCTCCCTGGGGCCCGGCGGCCAGGCCCATCTGGCCGCAGCCACCGCAGTGGTGGTGGGAGCGGGCGCCCTGGGCGGCCACTCGGCCCAGCTTTTGGCCCGGGCCGGGGTGGGCCGCTTGCGTTTGATAGACCCTGACCGCCCCGCCTTGGACAACCTGCATCGCCAGGTGCTCTACGACGAGACCGACGTGGCCGCCGGGGAGCCCAAGGCCGTGGCCGCGGCCAAGCGTCTAGGCGCGGCCAACTCGGAGATAGTCATCGAGCCGGTGGTGGAGGCCCTGGACCAAGCCAACGCGGCGCGCCTGCTGGCCGGGGCCTCGCTGGTGCTGGACGGCCTGGACAACCCCCAGGCCCGCTACGCCCTGAACCGGGCCTGTGTGTCCCTGGGCATTCCCTGGGTGCACGCCGGGGTGGCGGGCTCTCGCGGCCAGCTTCTGGTGATCCGCCCGGGCCAAGGGCCCTGCCTGCAATGCTGGGCCCCAACCGAGCCCCGGGAGCCCCTGAGGCACAGCGTGGCCAGCGAAGGCATCCTGGGGCCCCTGCCCGCCGTCATGGGCGCGCTCCAGGCCAACGAGGCCATCAAGCTCCTGGCCGGGGCCGAGGGAGCCTTACTGCAAGGCATGCTCCTGGTGGAGCTATGGCCGCCGCGCTTCCGGGAGCTGGCCTGGGCCGGCACCGCCGCACCCTGCCCCGCCTGCGGAGGCAGCTACTAACGCCTTCCGCCCCTTGGCTTATCCGCCGCCAGGCTCTACAATCTTTCCCACGACCTCCATCAATTCAGCAGGCGAGGCGAAGAGCATGCAGCATAGCGACGTGGCGATCATCGGAGCCGGGCTGGCCGGCATTTTGGCCGCGGCCACGGCCGCCGAGGCCGGGGCCTCGGTGCTCCTCATCGACCG is a window from the Desulfarculaceae bacterium genome containing:
- a CDS encoding FAD binding domain-containing protein, translating into MLLPRFSYHQPASVAEALEVLAQYGGEAAVIAGGTDLLVNMKHKKLSPKHLVGLEALPELMELRAEGDALVVGPRLTASALAASAELSGAAKVLALGAGAVGSPQVRNRATV
- a CDS encoding UbiX family flavin prenyltransferase, which gives rise to MLLGISGASGVIYGVEALKALSALEVPCHLILSEAGARNLAIETDYTVEQVKALASKVYEVDDMAAPPASGSFRHRGMLVAPCTIKTLSGIANSFDHNLLIRAADVCLKERRPLVLMVRETPLHQGHLELMSKAAGLGASILPPIPAFYHQPRSILDLIHQSIGKALDLMGVEHDLFRRWGSQ
- the thiS gene encoding sulfur carrier protein ThiS; this encodes MGDGMKIVVNGMAETVPPGSTVASLVELFEEAHPELITELNGRFVHPKDYASTQVSPGDKLEFINAAFGG
- a CDS encoding HesA/MoeB/ThiF family protein is translated as MASRYEVQERFASLGPGGQAHLAAATAVVVGAGALGGHSAQLLARAGVGRLRLIDPDRPALDNLHRQVLYDETDVAAGEPKAVAAAKRLGAANSEIVIEPVVEALDQANAARLLAGASLVLDGLDNPQARYALNRACVSLGIPWVHAGVAGSRGQLLVIRPGQGPCLQCWAPTEPREPLRHSVASEGILGPLPAVMGALQANEAIKLLAGAEGALLQGMLLVELWPPRFRELAWAGTAAPCPACGGSY